In the Acropora muricata isolate sample 2 chromosome 10, ASM3666990v1, whole genome shotgun sequence genome, one interval contains:
- the LOC136930382 gene encoding kxDL motif-containing protein 1-like, with protein MASNSSTTSSNMDRNQEKLEIDDRESRFTTFKTGVSPRNARRTAKEESFRASDLFCQKMSAMINRDDVQSLLDKQADTLTKFEKTNAKFSRLNDLSATRYSYLQQQLRSHTKMLVDMKKDLDSVFRRIRNLKTKLAKQYGPEFHATSVSIQKLEEGIGASMENDDEDATSLNTLTDVGQELNSDRRLENQDNEVINTNKEDDQLNTADKINSFSHHCISEGDKAINTHKDRVDEQLKTEDEINNFGEYCIADGGTTGSHSNGHSVETSISQGSNILLSGNQHNEETVSRTQGIGTEKYKRTLGTITNKGHFREDSCETLEEEKIS; from the exons ATGGCCTCTAATTCCAGCACAACGAGCAGTAATATGgatagaaatcaagaaaaacttgaaattgaTGATCGCGAGTCTCGATTCACAACATTTAAAACTGGCGTTTCTCCTAGAAATGCCAGAAGAACAGCGAAAGAAGAAAGTTTCAGAGCCTCAGATCTGTTTTGCCAAAAAATGTCCGCGATGATAAATAGAGATGACGTACAGTCATTGTTGGACAAGCAAGCTGATAC gttgacaaaatttgaaaaaaccAATGCCAAGTTCAGTCGACTCAATGATTTGTCTGCTACACGATATTCATACCTGCAACAGCAACTGCGGAGTCACACCAAGATGCTGGTAGACATGAAAAAAGACTTGGATTCTGTTTTTAGGAGAATAAG AAATTTAAAGACTAAGCTGGCAAAGCAGTATGGGCCTGAATTTCATG CCACTTCAGTAAGTATACAGAAATTGGAGGAAGGGATTGGTGCAAGCATGGAAAATGACGATGAAGATGCAACTTCATTGAACACATTGACAGATGTCGGTCAAGAGTTAAACTCAGACAGACGTTTGGAAAATCAAGATAATGAAGTCAtcaacacaaacaaagaagatgATCAGCTGAATACTGCGGATAAAATAAACAGCTTTAGCCACCATTGTATTTCAGAAGGTGATAAAGCCATCAATACCCATAAAGATAGAGTGGATGAGCAGCTGAAAACTGAGGATGAAATAAACAACTTTGGTGAGTATTGTATTGCAGATGGTGGCACAACTGGAAGTCACAGCAATGGTCACTCAGTTGAGACCAGCATTTCTCAAGGCTCAAACATCTTACTCTCAGGCAACCAGCATAACGAAGAAACTGTTTCGAGAACACAAGGCATTGGGactgaaaaatacaaaagaacatTGGGTACTATAACTAACAAGGGTCACTTCAGAGAAGATAGTTGTGAGACATTAGAAGAAGAGAAAATAAGTTAA